CGACGCGCGTGGTGTCGGTCTGGAAGGCGAGGACGAGGATGTCGCACATCAGCCGCATGTGCTCGGCGACGTCCTGGGGGATGCCGTCGGCCGGCCGCGGCCGGTCGGGGGCGGCGAGCGCCGGCCTCCACCCCTGCAGCTCGCCACGTGTCCCGGCGCCGGCGATCCGGCTCTCGACGTCGCGGACGCTGTCGAGGTATTCGTCGAGCTTCCGGCGGTCGGCCGTGCCGATCCGCCGGCGCAGGTCGCCGGCGTCCTCGAGGACCGCGTCGAGCACGCTCTCGTCGCCGCGCTGCGATCCCTCCGTGAAGAGCCGGTCGAAGGCCAGCGCGGGAAACAGCTCGAGCGGTGTCGGTGTCGTCGGTGAGCTCCACGAGATGTGCGAGCTGTAGAGCATCGAGTAGTTCTTGTGGACCGAGGGGTTGGCCTTCTCGCAGCCGAGGACGAGGCTCGGGACTTTCGTCGCGCGGCCGTGGGCCGCGGCCACGAGCTGGTCGAAGCTCGTACCGGAGCGGATGTCGCCGCCGCTGGCCAGCGGCGCCCCGGAGAGGATGTTGCCGGTCTGCGAGGAGTGGATGTTTCCCTTCCGCGCTTGCTCGTGGTACAGCCCCTTGACGAACAGGAGCTTCTCGCGGAACGGCTCGAGCGGTTCGAGGACGCGCCCGAGCTTCATCCCGGCGCCGCTCCCCTCCGCCCACCACTCGCGGGAGTGGTAGCCGTTGCCGGAAAACAGCACCGCGAGGCGCAGCGGGGGGGTGGCCGCCGCCTCGGCCCGGGCGGCGAGCGACTCCATCCAGGGCAGGGCCATCGACACCCCGAGGCCGCGGAGAGCGGTGCGGCGTGAAACGGCGGCTCGTGGCATGACGGGTCTCCTCCGGGATGGAACGTCAATCGGCTGCATCGCGACCGCGGATCGAGCGGAACTGGGGGCTGGTGACGATCGCCTCGATCGCCGTGCCGACGCGGTGGTCGGCGGCGGCGAGACGCTCCTGGATCGTGTCGAGGAGCGGCTCGTCGGAGAGCTGCACGCCCCGGCCGAGGGCGTAGCCGAGCAGCTTCCGGCAGAACTGCCGTTCGACGTCGCGGCCGCGCTTCCCCCCGAGCCAGTCGCGGAGGCCGTCGACGCCTGCCACGGCGGTGCCGTCGGGGAGCGTCGTCCGGTCGTCGATCGGGTGGCCGGCGGCGTCGGCGGTACGGCGCCGGCCGATGGCGTCGAACCTCTCGAGGGCGAAGCCGTAGGGGTCGATCCGGCGGTGGCAGGTGGCGCACGATTCGTCGGCCGAATGGCGGGCGATCAGCTCGCGCTCGGAGAGGCCGGCCGGCAGCTCGTCGGCCAGCAGTGGGACGTTTTTCGGCGGCTTGGGGAGCTTCTCGCCGAGGATCACCTCGGAGAGCCAGTTGCCGCGGAGAATGGGGCTGGTGCGCGAGGCGCCGCTGGTCGTCGCCAGCGTGCTGGCCAGGCCGAGGATCCCGCCGCGGCCGAACGTCCGGACGCCGTCCACGCGCCGCCAGTGGCTCCCCTCGACGCCGGGGATGCCGTAGTGGGCGGCCAGAGCGGCGTTGAGGAACGTGTGGTCGGCGTTCACGAGCGAATCGATCGGCCGGTCGTTGCGGAACAGGTCGTCGAGGAACAGCACCGTCTCCTCCTCCATCGCGGCGCGGAGGGGGTGAAACGTGGGAAATGCCTCGG
This is a stretch of genomic DNA from Planctomycetota bacterium. It encodes these proteins:
- a CDS encoding DUF1552 domain-containing protein — its product is MALPWMESLAARAEAAATPPLRLAVLFSGNGYHSREWWAEGSGAGMKLGRVLEPLEPFREKLLFVKGLYHEQARKGNIHSSQTGNILSGAPLASGGDIRSGTSFDQLVAAAHGRATKVPSLVLGCEKANPSVHKNYSMLYSSHISWSSPTTPTPLELFPALAFDRLFTEGSQRGDESVLDAVLEDAGDLRRRIGTADRRKLDEYLDSVRDVESRIAGAGTRGELQGWRPALAAPDRPRPADGIPQDVAEHMRLMCDILVLAFQTDTTRVVTLKLNNDHSALRFPNLPRVDNPAQGIDYMIHHLLSHSDGDDWLRVNQFFLEQMAHVARRLDAIEEGERTLLDNSMVMLCSSMMAGAKHDNDQLPVVLLGRAGGRLESGRVLDYTGKPERQLCRLFLSMMDKLDVRPGTFGDATAPLAEV